The genomic window AGTAGTCGCGCAGATAATCCTTGTTCCAGCCGATCAACTCGGTCGCCTTGAACCCGTGACGGGCGATGCGGCGAATGGCCTCGTCATAGGGCGGTTCCCACTGGAAGGGCCAGCAGCTGGCTCCGAACTTCATGATACTCTACTCCTCGTTGCGTTGGATGGGGTGGTGGGTGAATAGGGCGGCGGGAATTAACCCTTCACGGCGCCGCCCAGCAGGCCGGCGACGATGAATTTCTGCATCAGCAGGAAGAAGAACAGGATCGGCAGGGTGATGATGCCGGCTCCCGCCATGATCAGATCCCAGCGGAAGGTATATTCCTCCTGGAAGCTGGCGAGGCCGATGGGCATCGTGAACATCGTGCGCGATTGCAGGAAGACCAGCGCGAACAGGAATTCGTTCCAGCTGCGGATGAAGGCGAAGATCGTGACGGCGGCGAGGCCCGGCCCCGCCAGCGGCAGGATGATCTTGTGGAAGGTCGTCAGAATACCCGCGCCATCGACGGCGGCGGCGTCTTCGAGTTCTTCGGGAATCGTTTCGAAGAAGCCGCGCATCATCCACACCGTGAAGGGCAACGCGAAGGCGGCGTAGCAGACGATCAGCGCGATATGGGTATTCAGCAGCCCCGCCTTCTGCACCACGATGAAGAGCGGGATCACCAGCATGATCTGCGGGAACATCTGCGCGATCAGCAGCAGCATGCCGAAGGCGTAGCGGCCGCGGAACCTGATGCGCGCGATCGCGTAGGCCGCGTACATGCCCACGATCACCGACAAGGCGGTCGAGGCGACGGCGATCTTGAAGCTGTTCAGGAAATAGGTCGGGAAATTCGTGCCTTGCCACACGGCGACGTAGCTCGCGAGCGTCCAATCGATCGGCAGCAGCGTCATGTCGCGCGCGAACAATTCCGATTGCGGCTTGAACGACGACGACGCCATCCACAGGATCGGGAACAGCACCACGATCGTCAGCGCGCTCAAGAATAGATAGAGCCCGAGACGCATCAGGAATTCGCGCGAACGCCAGGCGTTCATCGCGGCTTCGGAACGCGGCGCGCCGCCGGGGTTGAGGGCGGTGTCGGTCATGTTTCTTCCCGTTGCGCGCGATAGACGAAGAGGTAGGCCACGCTCAGCACCGTCAGGCACAGCAGCATCAGCAAGCTGATCGCCGAGGCGTAGCCCAGTTCCAGGCCCCAGAAGCCCTTCTCGTAGACGAGCGTGGGCAGGATCTTGGTCGCATCGGCCGGGCCGCCGCCGGTCAGCAGATAGATGATGTCGAAATTCTGGAAGGTCCAGATCGCGGCCAGCAGCGTGATGATCACGCTGGTCGGCCGGATATAGGGGAAGGTGACGTAGACGAAACGCTGCCAGACCGTGGCGCCGTCGATCTCGGCGGATTCGTGCAATTCGCGCGGCACGCTTTGAAGTGCTGCCAGCAGCGTGATGAACATGATGGGGTAGAGTTTCCAGATCTGCACGACGATGACGGAGGCCATCGCGGCACCGGGGCTGGACAGGAACAGGATCGGCGTGTCCAGCACGCCCAGGCGCATCAGCAGGAAGTTGATGACGCCGAATTCGTCGCCATAGGCCCATTTCCACAGCAGCGCGGTGGCGACTTCCGGAATGACCCAGGGGATCAGGAACAGCGCGCGGAAGATCGTGCGGCCGGGGAATTGGCGGTTGAGCAGCAACGCGATCGACAGGCCGACGATATAGGCGCCGGCAACCGAGCCGAAAGTCCACACGATCGTGCGCCACAAGGCCGCGCCGAAAACGCCTTCGTCGAAAATCGCGCGCTTGTAATGGGTCCAGCCGACGAAGGCGTCGGGATTGGGGCGCATCATCGATTGCGCCTGGAAGCTGACGACGACGCCTTCGATGATCGGCGCGATCTTGAACGCGACGATCAGCAGCAAGGTCGGCAGAATCAGCCAGAAGGCCATCCGCTTTCGTTGCTGGACCAACATGCCCGCGTTCTCCGACGTCGTTCTGCGTGAAGTAAAACGGCGGGGCCCGGTTGCGTCCGGACCCCGCCTGTACCGATCTTAGACGAACAGTTTCGCCATCGCCGCGTGCGCGTCGAGGACGGCTTTCTCCGGCGTCTTCGCGCCGACGACGACTTCGTTCACCGGGGCGGCGAACATCTTCTCGCCGTCGATGACGCCCATTTCGGGGCGGCCGAAGCCGGGATAGGCGAAGTCCGTCGCATAGGGCACGACGTTGGTCAGCGCTTCGCGCAGCAGGCGGTTCTCCGTCACGCGCGGCGTGTTGGCGTCGCGCTTGAAGATCGGCCAATGCTGGCCGGGCGCGGCGCGGTAGAGCGGCTCCAAACGGCCCGGCTGGACGAACCAGCGCACGAAGGTCTTCGCCGCTTCCTTGCCCGGGCTGTGCTTCCACACGAACATCGGATTGTAGAAGCCCGCCGTCAGGCGGCCCGACGGACCCGCCGGCCCTTCGAGAACTTCGAGGATGCCGACCTTGTCGAACATGCTCGGATTTTCCTTCATGATCCGCGAGATCATGAGGCCCGCACCCATGCCGAACGCCGCGCGGCCTTGCACGAAGATCGTGTGCGAGTCGTCGGTGTTGTGCGACGCGATGCCCGGCGGCGTCACCTTATGCTTCGTATGGAAGTCGGTCAGGAAGGTGAGGGCGCGGACGTTGGCGTCCTTCGCCTTGGTGCCGAAGATCAGGTTGCCGTCCTTGTCCAGGATGGAGCCGCCCGCCTGGAACATGAACGCCATATAGTAGTGCTGGGCGATGTGGAAATTGCCGGCCGGGAAGGCGAGGCCGTACACGCCCTTCGACGGATCGTGCGTGGCGAGCACGGCCTTCTCGAACTCGGCCCAGGTCTTGGGCGGCTGGATGCCTTTGGCTTCGAGCAAATCCTTGCGGTAGTAGATCGCGCGGATGTCCAAATTGTAGGGCACGCCCCAATAATGGTCCTTCCACAGGAATTTCTTGTAGGCGAACTCGTTGGCGATGTCGGCGAGCAGGCCGTTGCCTTGCCATTCCTTGATGATGTCGTCCATCGGCTCCATCTGGTCCGCCGCGGCGAACTGGAGCGGATGGTAGGAATAGGCTTCGGCGATGTCGGGCATCGACTGGCCGCGGATCGCGGCCATGAATTTCGGATAGACGAGATTGCCGGACACCGGCTCGTGCGTGATCTTGATGCTGGGGTTCTCGCGCTGGAACTGCTCCAGGATTCCGCGCAGCGCCGCCGAAAGTTCCGGCGTGTTGAGGCGCACCGACCAGAAGGTCAAGTTCGCCTGGCCTTGCGCGTTCGCGCCCTTGTAGCCGAGGGCGAACAACCCGCCGAGACCGGCGATGATGGTGTCGCGCCGGCTGAGACCGCCCGATTTCATCTCCATCTGATTCCTCCCTTACATGCCGAATGGCGATCGCGCCGGTTGATCCGGGTCATCGATCCGCCGCGCATGACAATACAACCGGCCGCGTTTGTCCACCGTAAAATAGGCATGTAATCGTTTTCAGACTTTTCACGCTGGCGCCTGCGGTCGGCGCGGATTAGTGTCGCGGACTAAGGGAAGGAAACGCGCCAAGTGGAGACGACCGTATCGGGCAACCGCAGCCTCGTGACGCGGACCTGCCTGGTCTATCTGACGATTTTCGCGTGGTCGGGCCTCAACCAGCCCTATCTGCCGAGTCTGCTGGCCGAGCGGGGCTTGAGCGAGGCGCAGATCGCGATGATCGTTGGTGCACCTATGTTCGCGCGCTTGTTCGTGACGCCGATCATCGGTCGCGTCGCCGATCGCGTGGGCGATACGCGGCGGATGATCCAAGCGCTTGCGTTCGTCGGCGTGGCGCTGGCGCTGATCCTTTGGCAAGTCTCGGGCTTCCTTGCGATTCTCGTTTTCTACGTCGCCATGATGATGGCGCTGCAAAACGTGCCGCCGGTCTTTGACGCGGGTGCGGTCGATCTTGTGCGGCGCGGCATCGTGCGCAATTTCGGGCGCTTGCGGATCTTCGGTTCGGCGGGTTTCGCGGTGACGAGCCTGATCGGGGGCGTCTTGCTGGGCTGGGGCGGATCGGCTTCGGTCTATGCCGCCTTCGTCCTGTCGGTCTGCGCGATGGGTTTGGCGTCCTTCCTGCTGCCGAAGACCGATCGCAGCCATTTCAGCCGCGACACCGGCCCGGAATCGGGCGCCTTACGCCGGCCCGCCGTGCTGGCGATGATGGTGGCAGCGGCGCTGGTGATGAGCAGCCACGCGATGTGGAACAGCTTCAGCGTGATCCATCTGCGCGAGCTGGGCACGCCCGAAACGATGATCGGCATGATGTGGTCGATCGCGACGATCGCCGAAATGGCGATGTTCTGGATGGGGCCGTTCGTCGCGCGGTTTCTCGGCCCCGTCGGCACGCTGGCGCTGGCGGCGGGCGGCGCGGCGTTGCGCTGGGGTCTGATGGCGCTCGACCCCGGGCCGTGGCCGACCTTGTTCCTGCAAACCCTGCATGCGGTCAGCTTCAGCTGCGTGCATCTGGGCTTGCAGGCTTTCGTCGCCGTCACGATCAGCTCGGCGCGCGGCGCTTCCGCGCAAGCGACCTATGTGACGATCAGCGGAACGATGATGGGCTTCATCACCCTCGCCTCGGGCCCGCTTTACCACGCCTATGGCGGCGGGGCGTATTTGTTCGCGGCGGCGCTGGGCATCGCGTCGCTGGCCGTGTTGTTTCTCTTCCGGCATCGCATCGCCGAAGAATTGGCGAAAGGGAGACGCCATGACGCCGCATGAGATCCGGCTATTGGCCGCCGCGATCGATCGGATCGTGCCGCGCGATAAGGATCCCGGCGCCATCGATCTCGGCACGCATGCTTATGTGCGTGCGCGTTTGGCGCGCGAGGCGGCGGCCGACGCCGCGCCGATCGCAGCGGGATTGGCCGAACTCGACGCCGCCGCGCTGAACGCCTTCGCCGATCTCGACGGGCCCGCGCGCGACGCGCTGTTGGCCGCGCGGCAAGATGCGCCGTGGTTCCGGCGCCTGTGCGAACTCGTGCGCGAAGGCTTCTACGCCGACGAAGGCAATGGCGGGAACGCGGGCAATGCGTCGTGGAAAATGGTCGGTTACGAACCGCGTTTGCCCGCCAAACCGGTGCCGCGTATTTCCTATGCCAAGCATCGCGACGAACGCCCCGACGATATTGTCTACGACGCGGTGGTGATCGGCGCGGGGGCGGGCGGCGGTGTTGCGGCCTGCGTGCTCGCCGAAGCGGGCAAGCGCGTGCTGCTGCTCGAACGCGGCGATGCTTACGACTACGACCAGTCGGGCCGCCGTGACCATCTGCGCAATCATCGCAATCAGGTCTATGGCCACAATACCGGGCCCGATCTCGACGGCAATCCGCGCGTCTTCGTCGATCCGGCGGGGGGTGCCCATATCGTCGCTCCGCACGACAAGCGATATCATTCGAACGCGGCGGGGCCGGGCAGCGGCACCGCCGTTTACGGCGCGCAAGCCTGGCGCTTCCTGCCCGACGATTTTCGCATGGCCTCGCGCTACGGCGTGCCCGCGGGATCGTCGCTCGCCGATTGGCCGTTGAGCTATGCCGATCTGGCGCCGGATTACGAACGCGCGGAATGGGAAATCGGCGTGGCGGGCAGCGATACCGGCCATCCCGCACCGCGCGAGCGCGGCTATCCGATGCCGCCGTTGCCCTGTTATCGCATCCAATCGATTTTGAAAACCGGGGCGGCGAAGCTCGGCTATTCGACCTTCAGCCCGCCGTTGCTGATCAATTCCAAGCCCTATCAGGGTCGCGCGGCGTGTATCGAATGCGGGTCGTGCGCGGGCTTTGCCTGCCCCAGCGACGGCAAAAACGGCACGCAGAACACCGCGATTCCGCGCGCGCTCGCGACCGGGCGCTGCACGTTCATCGTGCGCGCGACGGTGGAGCGGATCGAAACGGCCGCGAACGGCGAAGCGAACGCCGTCGTTTTCCGTCACGGATTCTCGGCCGAGGCACCGCGCATCCGCGTGCGGACGCGGTCGGTCGTGCTATCGGCAGGGGCGATCGAAACCGCGCGCTTGCTGCTGCTCTCGGCGGGCGGAAAACATGCGCACGGCATCGGCAACGAACACGATCAGGTCGGGCGGCATTTGCAGGGCCATATCTATCCGACCGCGATCGGGCTGTTCGACGAACCGGTCTACGATTCGCGCGGGCCCGGCGTCACCATCGCGACTTGCGACTTCAACCACGGCAATCCGGGCATCGTCGGCGGCGGCATGCTGGCCGACGATTTCATCGTCGTACCGACGATCTTCGCGCAAACGATGTTTCCGCCCGAGGCGCCGTTCTGGGGGCAGGGCGCCAAAGATTACATGCGCGACAATTACCGGCGCATCACCCAAGTGCGCGGGCCGATCCAGGAGATCCCGAATCCCGACGCACGGGTGACGCTCGACGGCGACGTGAAGGATCGCTTCGGCCTGGCGGTCGCGCGCCTGTCGGGCACGGCGCATCCCGAATCCTTCCGTACGGCCGATTACATGCTGGGCAAAGCCGTCGCGTGGATCGAAGCGGCGGGGGCGAAGAAGATCTGGACCTCGCCGCAGCCCATGCGCCTGACCGGCGGTCAGCATCAGGCGGGCACGGCGCGCATGGGCGACGATCCGCGAAATTCGGTCACCGATTCTTATGGCCGCGTATGGTCCTGCCCCAATCTGGTGGTCGCCGACGCGTCGCTGCACGTCACCAATGGCGGGTTCAACCCGGTGCTGACGATCCTGGCGCTGGCCTATCGCAACGCGACGAAATTGGCCGCGTCAATTTAATGCTGCACGGCGTAATTGTGCCGCGCGGCGCGGATGCGCCCATAGAAAATGCGGCTAACCTGCATCTCTTACGAATAAGTGTTTTTTATCAGTGAATTGATAAAAGGATCGAGAGTGATTTGCGCTTGAATCGCAAGCGAATCTAAAATTCCCCTCGTCGGCACGAAGTTGCGTGCCCCCCTGGCCGAGGCCATACATATGCAAGCGCTAAAATCCGCCTTCCGCGCTCTTGCGGCCGGCGTCCTGTTTCTCGCCGCCGGCGCGTTGCCGGCGTTCGCGCAAGCCGATAGCGGAATCGTCGTCTACAACGCGCAGCGCGACAAACCGGCCCGCGATTGGGCCGCCGGCTTCACCAAGGAAACCGGCATCAAGGTCACGATCCGCAAGGGCAGCGACATGGACATGGCCAACCAGCTGGTGCTGGAAGGCGCGCGCACGCCCGCCGACGTGTTTCTGACCGAGAATTCGCCCGCGATGCAGCTCGTCGCCGGCAAGGGCCTATTCGCCAAGATCGACGCCGCGACCAACGCGCTGATTCCCGCGCAATATCGTCCGGCCGACGGCATGTGGATCGGCGTCGCAGCGCGTTCGACCGTGTTCGTCTACGACAAGACGAAGCTGAAACCCGAAGATCTACCCAAGACGATGGCCGAACTGGCCGCGCCGAAATGGCAAGGCCGCTGGGGCGCTTCGCCTTCGGGCGCCGATTTCCAGGCGATCGTCGGCGCGTATCTTCAGTTGAAGGGCGAAGCCGCGACCGCCGCATGGCTCAAAGGCATGAAGGCGAATTTCAAACCCTATCGCGGCAACGGCAACGCGATGCGCGGTGCCAATGCCGGCGAGGTCGACGGCGCGCTGATCTACCACTATTACTACTTCGACGATCAAGCGAAGACCGGCGAGAACAGCGCCAAAATCGCTTTGCACTATTTCCGCGATCAGGATCCGGGCGCCTTCGTCAGCGTGTCCGGCGGCGGCGTGCTCGCGGCGTCTAAGCGCCAGGAACAGGCCCAGGCCTTCCTGCGCTGGATCGCGGGCAAGGGTGGGCAGGACGTGCTGCGCATGGGCGAATCCCACGTATACGCGATCGGCGTCGGCGCGGAATCCGATCCCAAGCTCGAGCCGCTCACCAAGCTGCAGCCGCCGACGGTCGATGCCTCGACCCTCGACAACAATAAGGTCACCGATCTGATGACCGCGGCGGGCTTGCTTTAAGCCCGCGACCGGGGCCGCGCGGCTTACTTGACCGACGAATAGGCCGTCGGCTGCAGGATCGAGGATTCGACGCGCTCCAGAATCGGGCCGTCTTGTTCGCTGGCGGCGCGCGCGGCCATCCAATCGGGATCGGCCATGAAGGCGGCCCATTTCGTCTCGCGCTCGGCCATGCTTTCCCAGGCGATGAAATAGGTGAGCTTGGCGTTGCAGTTCGTGCCGATGTAATCGGTGAAGAAGCCGGCCTGCTTGATGCCGTACTTGTCCCACAATTTCAGCGTCGCGTCGGCGAAACGCTTGTTGAGGGCGGGCAGGCGGCCGGGCAGGCAATAGTAAACGCGCATTTCGTAGTACATCGTCGCGATTCCTCCGGACGTTGAGGGGCGGAAGCCTCGCCGCGCGCATGCCCTTCCGTCAAGCGATGCTTCGCGTTACCAATTGCGCCATCATGGCGACCAATGAACAAGGCGGACAGCCGCCGCTCTATCAACGTCTGCTCGACTCGCTGCGCGACAAGATCCGGCGCGGCGAATGGCCGATCGGCGGCCATTTGCCGACCGAAGCCGAATTGTCCGAGCAATATAATGTGAGCCGCATCACCGTGCGCCATGCGCTGGCATTGCTGGAACAGGACGGCGTCATCCGCAAGGCGCGCGCGCGCCGGACGGAGATCGTCGCGACCGGCCCGGTCAAGCGCCTGGGCTATCCGATGGAATCGCTGGGCGACGTCGTCGCGATGGTGGCGGGCGCCACGCTGACGGTCGAAAGCTACGCGCGCGAGCGCCGGCCCGAAGCCGCCGAGTTGTTCGGCGAGAAGCCCGATGCGCGGCTGCATTGCTTGCGCTCGGTCCTGAAGCGCGACGGGCGGCCTTACGCGCGCTCGACGATCTATTTCGCGCCGGCGATCGGCACGAAAATGCGCAAAGTGGATTTCGACGACACGGTCGTGTTCCGATCCCTCATGCGCAAGACCGGAATCGAGATCGGCGACGTGTCGCATACGGTTTGGGCCGATGGGGCGAACGAGTCGGACGTGCTGCGCCTTGGGTGCATTGCGGGAGAACCGCTGCTCGTCACGCTTTTGCTGTATCGCGATGCCGCCGGCGTGCCGATCGAGGCCGCGTACACCCGTGCGCTCGCCGCCGATGCGCGCCTGACCTACACGTTTTCGCGCCGGACCGCTTGACAGATCGGCGGCCGTGAGTTGTCATAACAACCGGGAGAGCCGCCGCGCGAGGGGCGGAACGTGAAACGCTAGCGCTTCGGAGAAAGCGCAATGAAGCTGGATCTGAACGGGCGCAATGCGCTCGTGACCGGGGCCGCGCAAGGGATCGGCCGCGCCATTGCGGATGGTTTGGCCGCGAATGGCGCGCGCGTCATTTACACCGATCGCGACGTCGCGGGTGCGCAAGCGGCGGCGGTTGCCGCGACCAAGCACCCGCAAGGACATCTGGCCTTCACGCTCGACGTCGCCAACCGCCAATCGATCGCCGATACCGCGAAAGCCGCCCTCGATGCGACCGGCGGCGCCATCGATATTCTGATCAACAACGCCGGGATCGGCGTCAAAGCCGCCGACCGCAAACCCGCCGATCAATTCCCGATCGCCGCGTGGGACGAGATGATCGCGATCGATCTGACCGGCGTGTTCCTGATGACGCAGGCGATCGCACCCGCCATGCGCGCGCGCAAATTCGGGCGCATCGTCAATATCGCGTCGGTATTGGGTCTCGTACCCATGCGTCTGCAATCGTCCTATGTCGCGGCGAAAGCGGGTGTGGTGAACCTCACGCGTTCGACGGCGCTGGAACTCGCCGCCGACGGCATTCTCGTCAACGGTATTGCGCCCGGTTCGACCGCGACGGCGGGTTGGCGTTCGTGGATTCACAACGCGACCAGCGCCGAACTCGATCTGCACGCAAGGCTGCTGTCGCATATTCCGCTCGCCCGCCCGGCCGAACCCGAGGAGATCGCGCGCGGCGCATTGTTCCTCGCCGATCCGGGCAACACCTACATCACCGGCCATATCCTCGCCATCGACGGCGGTTGGACGGCCGGCTTCGCACGGGATTTCTGATCGATGACGCCCCCCGCCGGCACGGCCCTCGCCACGAAGCTGCCCAACCAGCAGCCATTGCCCGATGGGCTCGACGCCGAAGCGATGGTCGAGCTCTACAAGCAGATGGTGCTGCTGCGGAAATTCGAGCTTGCGGCGCAGGTCGCGTGCCGGGCCGGTGAAACGCCGGGCTTCCTGCATCTTTATATCGGCGAGGAAGCGACCGCCGTCGGCATCTGCGCGCATCTTCAGTCCAGTGACTGGATCACGTCCACCCATCGCGGTCATGGTCATGCGCTCGCCAAGGGCATGGATCCGAAAATCCTGATGGCCGAGTTGTACGGCAAGCGCGATGGCTGCTGCGGCGGGCGCGGCGGCACGATGCATCTCTACGATCCGTCTGTCGGCTTGTTCGGCACGAACGGTTTGGTCGGCGGCGGCTTGCCCTCGGCGGTGGGGGCCGCGTTCAGCGCCAAATATCGCAAGTCGCGCGGCGTGTCGGTCGCGTTCTTCGGCGACGGCGCCACGAACCATGCGGCGTTCCATGAATCGCTGAACCTCGCCGGCGTGTTCGACGCCCCCGTCGTGTTCGTGTGCGAGAACAATCTCTACGCCACGGCGACGGCGCTGAAGAACGTGACGCGCAATCCCGAAATCGCGACGCGCGCCGCCGCTTACGGCATTCCCGGCGTGGCGGTCGACGGCAACGATGTGGTCGCGATGTGGCAGGCGGCGAACGAAGCGATCGCCAAGGCCCGCGCGGGCGGCGGGCCCACGCTGATCGAAGCCAAGACCTATCGCACCGTCGGCCATCACGAAGGCGACCCACTGACCGGCACCTACCGCACGCAGGAGGAAGTCGATCATTGGAAGAAGAAGGATCCGGTCGACACGTTCCGCCGCCGCTTGATCGAAGATTTCGCGATCGTCACCGGCCGCACGCTCGACCAGATCGATGAGCAGATCGACAAGGATGTCGCCGCCGCGATCGAGTTCGCGCGCAATTCCGCCGAGCCCGATCCGGCGCTCGTGCATCTGCATGTCTTCGCCGAGCCGCTGAATCCCGGCGTGGCCCGCGCCGCCGCCGGAAAGCCGCTCGCGGAGGAAGTCGAGACGAGCTGGCTCGACGCCGTGCGCGACGGCATCGCCGAAGAAATGCGCCGCAACCGCAACATCGTCTATTTCGGCGAAGGGACGGGCGAGCGCGGCGGCACCTTCGCGCACACCAAAAATCTCTATCAGGAATTCGGCGCCGCGCGGATGGTCGATACGCCGATCTCCGAACTCGGCTTCACCGGTGCGGCGTTGGGTTCGTCCGCCACGGGCGTGCGCGCCATCGCGGACCTCATGTTCGCCGATTTCATGTTCGAAGCGGCGGGGCAGATCGCGTTGCAGGCCGCCAAGCTGCGCTACATGTCCAACGGCATGATGGAAGCGCCGATGGTGGTGCGCGTGGGCTCGGGCGCCGTGCGCTCGGCCGGTCCGCATCATAGCGGCACATATCATCCCGCCTGGGCGCATATTCCGGGCTTGGTCGTTTGCCTGCCCGCGACACCGGCCGACGCCAAGGGCTTGATGAAGACGGCGCTCAACGGCCGCGACCCGGTGTTGATGCTGGAAACCAAGGCGCTGTTCGCGACCAAGGGCCCGGTGCCCAAGGGCGATCATTACGTGCCCTTCGGCCTTGCGCGCATCGCGCGGACGGGCACGGACATCACCATCGCCAGCGCGGGGCAGCTTGTGCATCGTGCATTGGAAGCCGCCGAGATTTTGGCAAGCGAGGGCGTGTCGGTCGAAGTGATCGATCTGCGCACGATCCAGCCGCTCGACGTCGATACGGTGGCCGCAAGCGTGCGCAAGACGCATCGCCTGCTGGTCGTCGACGAAGGCTACGCGATGTTCGGCGTGGGGGCGGAACTCGCGCAATCGATCAACGAACTCGCTTTCGACGAGTTGGATGGCCCGGTCGCGCGTTTGCACACCGATCCGGTGCCGCACCCGTTTGCGCCCGTGCTGGAACGCGCGATGCTGGTGAACACCGATGCGATCGCAAATGCCGTGCGCCGCACGATCGCCGGGCACGCCGATCCGATCCGCCGTTTGGGCCGCGAAGCGAACACGATGGCTGCACCCGTCGCGGCACCGGTGAAGCCGGTCGCCGTCGCCAAGGCAGCACAAGTGCAAGAAGTGACGGTCGATGGCGAGCCGGTGAAGATGCCGTTCGGCGATTTGACCGTCAGCGAAGGCAAGCTGATCCGCTGGGTCGCGGCCGAAGGGGCGAAGGTGGAGCAGGGCGCCCTCGTTGCCGAAGTCGAAACCGACAAGGCGGTCGTCGAGATCGAAGCACCCGCCGCCGGCATCGTCGGCAAGCACCTCTTCCCCGAAGGCACCGTCGTGAAGATGGGCGCCACGCTAACCTCGATCCGGAGCAAGTGACGCGATGCTGGTCGTCCTCAGCCAATTTCCCCACGGCGTGCCGGATCTGGAGAAGCGCACGGCGCAAGGCCGCTGCGAGCTTTATATCCAGACCCGCGAGGAGGCGGAGACGAAGCCGATCCCGGCCGCGATCCGCGCCAAGGCCGATGCGATCGTCCATTACCCCGCGGGTACGACGATCGAAGGCAAGACTTCCGATTGGCCGAACGTGCGCGCGGTGCTGCGCTCGGGCGTGGGCTACGACATGATCGATGTCGCGGCGTGGACCAAGCGCAATGTCGCCGTCTTCAACGTGCCCGATTACGGCACGTCGGAAGTCGCCGATCACGCGATCGCGCTGATGCTGGCGCTGACGCGCGGCACGTCGAGCTATCACGACCTGATTCGCGCCAACCCGACGGCGAATTGGCACCATTTGAAAGCGCCGGTCGTGCGCCGCCTGCGCGGCTGCACC from Alphaproteobacteria bacterium includes these protein-coding regions:
- a CDS encoding carbohydrate ABC transporter permease, encoding MTDTALNPGGAPRSEAAMNAWRSREFLMRLGLYLFLSALTIVVLFPILWMASSSFKPQSELFARDMTLLPIDWTLASYVAVWQGTNFPTYFLNSFKIAVASTALSVIVGMYAAYAIARIRFRGRYAFGMLLLIAQMFPQIMLVIPLFIVVQKAGLLNTHIALIVCYAAFALPFTVWMMRGFFETIPEELEDAAAVDGAGILTTFHKIILPLAGPGLAAVTIFAFIRSWNEFLFALVFLQSRTMFTMPIGLASFQEEYTFRWDLIMAGAGIITLPILFFFLLMQKFIVAGLLGGAVKG
- a CDS encoding sugar ABC transporter permease gives rise to the protein MLVQQRKRMAFWLILPTLLLIVAFKIAPIIEGVVVSFQAQSMMRPNPDAFVGWTHYKRAIFDEGVFGAALWRTIVWTFGSVAGAYIVGLSIALLLNRQFPGRTIFRALFLIPWVIPEVATALLWKWAYGDEFGVINFLLMRLGVLDTPILFLSSPGAAMASVIVVQIWKLYPIMFITLLAALQSVPRELHESAEIDGATVWQRFVYVTFPYIRPTSVIITLLAAIWTFQNFDIIYLLTGGGPADATKILPTLVYEKGFWGLELGYASAISLLMLLCLTVLSVAYLFVYRAQREET
- a CDS encoding sugar ABC transporter substrate-binding protein; translation: MEMKSGGLSRRDTIIAGLGGLFALGYKGANAQGQANLTFWSVRLNTPELSAALRGILEQFQRENPSIKITHEPVSGNLVYPKFMAAIRGQSMPDIAEAYSYHPLQFAAADQMEPMDDIIKEWQGNGLLADIANEFAYKKFLWKDHYWGVPYNLDIRAIYYRKDLLEAKGIQPPKTWAEFEKAVLATHDPSKGVYGLAFPAGNFHIAQHYYMAFMFQAGGSILDKDGNLIFGTKAKDANVRALTFLTDFHTKHKVTPPGIASHNTDDSHTIFVQGRAAFGMGAGLMISRIMKENPSMFDKVGILEVLEGPAGPSGRLTAGFYNPMFVWKHSPGKEAAKTFVRWFVQPGRLEPLYRAAPGQHWPIFKRDANTPRVTENRLLREALTNVVPYATDFAYPGFGRPEMGVIDGEKMFAAPVNEVVVGAKTPEKAVLDAHAAMAKLFV
- a CDS encoding MFS transporter gives rise to the protein METTVSGNRSLVTRTCLVYLTIFAWSGLNQPYLPSLLAERGLSEAQIAMIVGAPMFARLFVTPIIGRVADRVGDTRRMIQALAFVGVALALILWQVSGFLAILVFYVAMMMALQNVPPVFDAGAVDLVRRGIVRNFGRLRIFGSAGFAVTSLIGGVLLGWGGSASVYAAFVLSVCAMGLASFLLPKTDRSHFSRDTGPESGALRRPAVLAMMVAAALVMSSHAMWNSFSVIHLRELGTPETMIGMMWSIATIAEMAMFWMGPFVARFLGPVGTLALAAGGAALRWGLMALDPGPWPTLFLQTLHAVSFSCVHLGLQAFVAVTISSARGASAQATYVTISGTMMGFITLASGPLYHAYGGGAYLFAAALGIASLAVLFLFRHRIAEELAKGRRHDAA
- a CDS encoding gluconate 2-dehydrogenase subunit 3 family protein; translation: MTPHEIRLLAAAIDRIVPRDKDPGAIDLGTHAYVRARLAREAAADAAPIAAGLAELDAAALNAFADLDGPARDALLAARQDAPWFRRLCELVREGFYADEGNGGNAGNASWKMVGYEPRLPAKPVPRISYAKHRDERPDDIVYDAVVIGAGAGGGVAACVLAEAGKRVLLLERGDAYDYDQSGRRDHLRNHRNQVYGHNTGPDLDGNPRVFVDPAGGAHIVAPHDKRYHSNAAGPGSGTAVYGAQAWRFLPDDFRMASRYGVPAGSSLADWPLSYADLAPDYERAEWEIGVAGSDTGHPAPRERGYPMPPLPCYRIQSILKTGAAKLGYSTFSPPLLINSKPYQGRAACIECGSCAGFACPSDGKNGTQNTAIPRALATGRCTFIVRATVERIETAANGEANAVVFRHGFSAEAPRIRVRTRSVVLSAGAIETARLLLLSAGGKHAHGIGNEHDQVGRHLQGHIYPTAIGLFDEPVYDSRGPGVTIATCDFNHGNPGIVGGGMLADDFIVVPTIFAQTMFPPEAPFWGQGAKDYMRDNYRRITQVRGPIQEIPNPDARVTLDGDVKDRFGLAVARLSGTAHPESFRTADYMLGKAVAWIEAAGAKKIWTSPQPMRLTGGQHQAGTARMGDDPRNSVTDSYGRVWSCPNLVVADASLHVTNGGFNPVLTILALAYRNATKLAASI
- a CDS encoding iron ABC transporter substrate-binding protein; amino-acid sequence: MQALKSAFRALAAGVLFLAAGALPAFAQADSGIVVYNAQRDKPARDWAAGFTKETGIKVTIRKGSDMDMANQLVLEGARTPADVFLTENSPAMQLVAGKGLFAKIDAATNALIPAQYRPADGMWIGVAARSTVFVYDKTKLKPEDLPKTMAELAAPKWQGRWGASPSGADFQAIVGAYLQLKGEAATAAWLKGMKANFKPYRGNGNAMRGANAGEVDGALIYHYYYFDDQAKTGENSAKIALHYFRDQDPGAFVSVSGGGVLAASKRQEQAQAFLRWIAGKGGQDVLRMGESHVYAIGVGAESDPKLEPLTKLQPPTVDASTLDNNKVTDLMTAAGLL
- a CDS encoding NIPSNAP family protein, with the protein product MYYEMRVYYCLPGRLPALNKRFADATLKLWDKYGIKQAGFFTDYIGTNCNAKLTYFIAWESMAERETKWAAFMADPDWMAARAASEQDGPILERVESSILQPTAYSSVK